One window of the Amycolatopsis mediterranei genome contains the following:
- the topA gene encoding type I DNA topoisomerase, with amino-acid sequence MSGEQDSVAGARTNKNGASANNGAGHRRLVIVESPTKARKIAPYLGGGYVVESSVGHIRDLPRGAADVPAQYKGEAWARLGVDVDNGFKALYVVTPDKKSKVTELKSLLKDVDELYLATDPDREGEAIAWHLLETLKPKVPVRRMVFHEVTEQAIRAAADSTRELDADLVDAQETRRILDRLYGYEVSPVLWKKVMPKLSAGRVQSVATRIVVERERERMRFTSASYWDISATMDAGEEASPRNFPARLVAVDGARLATGRDFGSDGQLKASNNEVRVLAEADARRLADALKQRDFKVSSVEEKPYTRKPYAPFMTSTLQQEAGRKMRFTSERTMRIAQKLYENGYITYMRTDSTTLSESAISAARSQATQLYGKEYVSPTPRQYTRKVKNAQEAHEAIRPSGEVFRTPGQVAGELDTDEFRLYEMIWQRTIASQMADAKGTTMSVRIIGNATSGEECTFAASGRTITFAGFLKAYVEAVDTETGGEADDKQSRLPVLEKDQALTAAELSPDGHTTSPPARYSEPSLVSKLEELGIGRPSTYASIIKTIQDRGYVWKKGSALVPSWVAFAVIGLMERHFERLVDYDFTAGMEDELDRIANGDEQRAQWLSKFYFGGDMGVDGSIGRLGGLKKLVEGSVEDIDAREINSIPLFSDENGHTVVVRVGRYGPYLEREVDGNSQRANLPEDLPPDELTQEIAEKLFATPQEGRTLGTDPVSGHEIVAKEGRFGPYVTEVLPEIEIPEDATAAQKKAAKAKAPKPRTGSLFKSMDIENITLDDALKLLSLPRVVGKDPESGDEITAQNGRYGPYLKKGTDSRSLSTEDQLFSITLEEALKIYAEPKQRGRSATAKPPLKELGEDPVSKKPMVVKDGRFGPYVTDGEYNATLRKGDEIESLTAERASELLAEKRAKGPAPKRKAPARKPASTTAKTVKAGTTKKAAAAKPAAAKRSSSTATKAK; translated from the coding sequence ATGAGCGGAGAGCAGGACAGCGTGGCAGGAGCACGGACCAATAAGAACGGAGCCTCGGCGAACAACGGCGCCGGGCACCGGCGGCTGGTCATCGTCGAGTCGCCGACGAAGGCCCGCAAGATCGCGCCCTACCTCGGCGGTGGTTACGTCGTCGAGTCCTCCGTCGGGCACATCCGCGACCTGCCGCGTGGTGCCGCCGACGTGCCCGCCCAGTACAAGGGCGAAGCGTGGGCACGGCTCGGCGTCGACGTCGACAACGGCTTCAAGGCCCTCTACGTGGTCACCCCGGACAAGAAGTCGAAGGTCACCGAGCTCAAGAGCCTGCTGAAGGACGTCGACGAGCTCTACCTCGCCACGGACCCCGACCGTGAGGGCGAGGCCATCGCGTGGCACCTCCTCGAGACGCTGAAGCCGAAGGTCCCGGTCCGCCGGATGGTCTTCCACGAGGTCACCGAGCAGGCGATCCGCGCGGCCGCCGACTCGACGCGTGAGCTGGACGCCGACCTCGTCGACGCGCAGGAGACCCGCCGCATCCTCGACCGCCTCTACGGCTACGAGGTCTCGCCGGTGCTGTGGAAGAAGGTCATGCCGAAGCTTTCGGCGGGCCGCGTGCAGTCGGTGGCGACCCGGATCGTGGTCGAGCGCGAACGCGAGCGGATGCGCTTCACCTCGGCGTCCTACTGGGACATCTCGGCGACCATGGACGCGGGTGAGGAAGCTTCGCCGCGGAACTTCCCCGCGCGGCTCGTCGCCGTCGACGGCGCGCGCCTGGCCACCGGCCGTGACTTCGGCTCGGACGGGCAGCTCAAGGCGTCGAACAACGAGGTCCGCGTGCTGGCCGAGGCCGACGCGCGGCGGCTCGCCGACGCGCTGAAGCAGCGTGACTTCAAGGTCTCGAGCGTCGAGGAGAAGCCGTACACGCGGAAGCCGTACGCGCCCTTCATGACCTCGACGCTGCAGCAGGAGGCGGGCCGCAAGATGCGGTTCACCTCGGAGCGCACCATGCGGATCGCGCAGAAGCTGTACGAGAACGGTTACATCACCTATATGCGTACCGACTCCACGACGCTGTCGGAGTCGGCGATCTCGGCCGCGCGCAGCCAGGCCACGCAGCTGTACGGCAAGGAGTACGTCTCGCCGACGCCGCGCCAGTACACGCGCAAGGTCAAGAACGCGCAGGAGGCCCACGAGGCGATCCGGCCGTCGGGCGAGGTCTTCCGCACGCCGGGCCAGGTCGCGGGCGAGCTGGACACCGACGAGTTCCGGCTCTACGAGATGATCTGGCAGCGCACGATCGCATCGCAGATGGCGGACGCCAAGGGCACCACGATGTCCGTGCGCATCATCGGCAACGCGACCTCGGGCGAGGAATGCACCTTCGCCGCTTCGGGCCGCACGATCACCTTCGCGGGCTTCCTCAAGGCGTACGTCGAGGCGGTCGACACCGAGACCGGTGGCGAGGCCGACGACAAGCAGAGCCGCCTGCCGGTGCTGGAGAAGGACCAGGCGCTGACCGCGGCCGAGCTGAGCCCGGACGGCCACACCACCTCGCCGCCGGCGCGGTACTCGGAGCCGAGCCTGGTCAGCAAGCTGGAAGAGCTGGGCATCGGCCGCCCGTCGACGTACGCGTCGATCATCAAGACCATCCAGGACCGCGGGTACGTCTGGAAGAAGGGCTCCGCGCTCGTTCCGTCGTGGGTCGCGTTCGCCGTGATCGGCCTGATGGAACGGCACTTCGAGCGGCTGGTCGACTACGACTTCACCGCCGGCATGGAGGACGAGCTCGACCGCATCGCCAACGGCGACGAGCAGCGCGCGCAGTGGCTGTCGAAGTTCTACTTCGGCGGCGACATGGGCGTCGACGGCTCGATCGGCCGGCTGGGCGGGCTGAAGAAGCTGGTCGAAGGCAGCGTCGAGGACATCGACGCGCGGGAGATCAACTCGATCCCGCTGTTCAGCGACGAGAACGGGCACACCGTCGTGGTCCGCGTCGGCCGCTACGGGCCGTACCTGGAGCGCGAGGTCGACGGGAACTCGCAGCGTGCGAACCTGCCGGAGGACCTGCCGCCGGACGAGCTCACGCAGGAGATCGCGGAGAAGCTGTTCGCGACCCCGCAGGAGGGCCGCACGCTGGGCACCGACCCGGTGAGCGGGCACGAGATCGTGGCGAAGGAAGGCCGCTTCGGGCCGTACGTGACCGAGGTGCTGCCGGAGATCGAGATTCCCGAGGACGCGACGGCGGCGCAGAAGAAGGCCGCGAAGGCCAAGGCGCCGAAGCCGCGCACGGGCTCGCTGTTCAAGTCGATGGACATCGAGAACATCACGCTGGACGACGCGCTGAAGCTGCTCTCGCTGCCGCGCGTGGTCGGCAAGGACCCGGAGTCCGGCGACGAGATCACGGCGCAGAACGGGCGCTACGGGCCGTACCTGAAGAAGGGCACAGACTCGAGGTCGCTCTCGACCGAGGACCAGCTGTTCTCGATCACCCTCGAAGAAGCGCTGAAGATCTACGCGGAGCCGAAGCAGCGGGGCCGGTCCGCGACGGCGAAGCCGCCGCTCAAGGAACTCGGCGAGGACCCGGTGTCGAAGAAGCCGATGGTGGTCAAGGACGGCCGGTTCGGCCCGTACGTCACCGACGGCGAGTACAACGCGACGCTGCGGAAGGGCGACGAGATCGAGTCGCTGACCGCGGAACGGGCGTCCGAGCTGCTGGCGGAGAAGCGGGCCAAGGGG
- a CDS encoding S1 family peptidase, whose translation MTRRLLGALFTAATATVLLGVTPANAAAANFAGTVALSNCSGSVVKPAATPDTAPALVMSNGHCLETGFPGPGEVITNRSSSRTFTLLTASGSNKATLRAKKIVYGTMTDTDVSLYQLTTTYAQIKASYGISPLELSNAHPSAGAAIDVVSGYWKRIYSCNVDGFVYRLKEGSWTWKDSIRYTSACQTIGGTSGSPVISGGKVVGVNNTGNEDGERCTENNPCEVDQAGNVTVRYKTNYGQETYGIPACLTPANEIALTQAGCTLPRP comes from the coding sequence ATGACCCGACGCCTGCTCGGCGCCCTGTTCACCGCCGCGACCGCCACAGTATTACTGGGGGTCACTCCGGCGAACGCGGCCGCGGCGAACTTCGCCGGCACCGTGGCCCTGTCCAACTGCTCGGGGTCGGTGGTCAAGCCGGCCGCCACGCCCGACACCGCGCCCGCGCTCGTCATGTCCAACGGGCACTGCCTCGAAACCGGTTTCCCCGGGCCGGGCGAGGTGATCACCAACCGCTCGTCCAGCCGGACGTTCACGCTGCTCACCGCCAGCGGCAGCAACAAGGCCACGCTGCGGGCCAAGAAGATCGTCTACGGCACGATGACCGACACCGACGTGTCGCTCTACCAGCTCACCACCACCTACGCGCAGATCAAGGCCAGTTACGGGATCTCGCCGTTGGAACTGTCGAACGCCCACCCGTCGGCCGGCGCGGCGATCGACGTCGTCTCCGGCTACTGGAAGCGCATCTACTCCTGCAACGTCGATGGTTTCGTCTACCGGCTGAAGGAGGGCAGCTGGACGTGGAAGGACTCGATCCGCTACACCTCCGCCTGCCAGACCATCGGCGGCACCTCCGGTTCGCCGGTCATCTCCGGCGGCAAGGTCGTCGGCGTGAACAACACCGGCAACGAGGACGGCGAACGCTGCACGGAGAACAACCCGTGCGAGGTCGACCAGGCCGGCAACGTCACGGTGCGCTACAAGACGAACTACGGGCAGGAGACCTACGGCATCCCGGCCTGCCTGACGCCGGCCAACGAAATCGCGCTCACCCAGGCCGGCTGCACGCTGCCCCGGCCCTGA
- a CDS encoding sodium-translocating pyrophosphatase: protein MSRQFLAEGGQITLSGGGYTIVGVVAVVALAALVIGYVLLKEVLAAGQGTAKMQDIAKAVQEGAAAYLKRQRNTLAIFGVIVFLLLFALPADDWNEKIGRSIFFLVGAAFSFAIGYLGMWLATQANLRVAAASREEGGREIAMRVAFRTGGVVGMITVGLGLFGAAVVVLVYTGQAPKVLEGFGFGAALIAMFMRVGGGIFTKAADVGADLVGKVEQGIPEDDPRNAATIADNVGDNVGDCAGMAADLFESYAVMLVAALILGSTAFGVHGLIFPLIVPAIGVITAVIGVYITKARAGEGGLVTINRSFYISAVISAVLSAIAAFVYLPNSFSDFGAGYENSGNPAVIATIAVIIGIVLAAIILKLTGYYTGTEYKPVKDVAQTSETGGATVILSGISVGFESAVYTALVIAAAVFGAYLLGGGVALFAVALAGTGLLTTVGVIVAMDTFGPVSDNAQGIAEMSGDVDEKAAQILTELDAVGNTTKAITKGIAIATAVLAATALFGSYSDAITKTLSGMGTGVVTGMDAAKSFVNQVVSPNTLVGVIIGAAVVFMFSGLAVNAVSRAAGAVVYEVRRQFRDIPGIMEGTTRPEYGKVVDIVTRDSLRELTTPGLLAVFAPIAVGFGLGTGALAGYLAGAIACGTLMAIFLANSGGAWDNAKKLVEDGNHGGKGSSAHEATIIGDTVGDPFKDTAGPAINPLIKVMNLVSVLIAPAVVQFSIGPDENTAVRIIISLVAVAIIVAAIVVSKRRGTVLSDTPAEIQA from the coding sequence ATGTCACGGCAGTTCCTCGCGGAGGGCGGACAAATCACGCTCTCCGGAGGTGGCTACACGATTGTCGGTGTAGTCGCCGTGGTCGCGCTTGCCGCACTCGTCATCGGCTACGTCCTGCTCAAGGAGGTGCTGGCCGCAGGCCAGGGCACCGCCAAGATGCAGGACATCGCCAAGGCGGTGCAGGAAGGCGCGGCCGCGTACCTCAAGCGGCAGCGGAACACCCTCGCCATTTTCGGCGTGATCGTGTTCCTCCTGCTCTTCGCACTTCCCGCCGACGACTGGAACGAGAAGATCGGCCGTTCGATCTTCTTCCTGGTCGGTGCGGCATTCTCGTTCGCGATCGGCTACCTCGGCATGTGGCTGGCCACGCAGGCGAACCTGCGCGTGGCCGCCGCGTCGCGCGAGGAAGGCGGTCGCGAGATCGCGATGCGCGTGGCGTTCCGCACCGGTGGTGTGGTCGGCATGATCACCGTTGGCCTCGGCCTCTTCGGTGCCGCGGTCGTCGTGCTGGTCTACACCGGCCAGGCGCCCAAGGTGCTGGAGGGCTTCGGTTTCGGTGCCGCGCTGATCGCGATGTTCATGCGTGTCGGCGGCGGTATCTTCACCAAGGCCGCCGACGTCGGCGCGGACCTGGTCGGCAAGGTCGAGCAGGGCATCCCGGAGGACGACCCGCGCAACGCCGCGACCATCGCGGACAACGTGGGTGACAACGTCGGTGACTGTGCCGGCATGGCCGCCGACCTCTTCGAGTCCTACGCCGTCATGCTCGTCGCCGCCCTGATCCTCGGCAGCACCGCCTTCGGCGTGCACGGCCTGATCTTCCCGCTGATCGTGCCGGCCATCGGCGTGATCACCGCGGTGATCGGTGTCTACATCACGAAGGCGCGTGCGGGCGAAGGCGGCCTCGTCACGATCAACCGCTCGTTCTACATCTCCGCGGTCATCTCCGCCGTCCTGTCGGCGATCGCGGCGTTCGTGTACCTGCCGAACAGCTTCTCCGACTTCGGCGCGGGCTACGAGAACTCGGGCAACCCGGCGGTCATCGCGACCATCGCGGTGATCATCGGCATCGTGCTCGCCGCGATCATCCTGAAGCTGACCGGCTACTACACCGGCACCGAGTACAAGCCGGTCAAGGACGTCGCGCAGACGTCGGAGACCGGCGGCGCGACCGTCATCCTCTCCGGCATCTCGGTCGGTTTCGAGTCCGCGGTGTACACCGCGCTGGTGATCGCTGCGGCCGTGTTCGGTGCGTACCTGCTCGGCGGCGGCGTCGCGCTGTTCGCCGTGGCGCTGGCCGGTACCGGTCTGCTGACCACCGTCGGCGTCATCGTCGCGATGGACACCTTCGGCCCGGTTTCGGACAACGCGCAGGGCATCGCCGAGATGTCGGGCGACGTCGACGAGAAGGCCGCGCAGATCCTCACCGAGCTGGACGCGGTCGGCAACACGACCAAGGCCATCACCAAGGGCATCGCGATCGCCACGGCGGTCCTCGCGGCGACGGCGCTGTTCGGCTCCTACTCCGACGCGATCACGAAGACGCTGTCGGGCATGGGCACCGGCGTGGTCACCGGCATGGACGCGGCCAAGTCGTTCGTCAACCAGGTCGTCAGCCCGAACACGCTGGTCGGCGTCATCATCGGTGCGGCCGTCGTGTTCATGTTCTCCGGTCTCGCCGTCAACGCGGTGTCCCGGGCCGCCGGCGCGGTCGTCTACGAAGTGCGCCGCCAGTTCCGCGACATCCCGGGGATCATGGAGGGCACCACCCGCCCCGAGTACGGCAAGGTCGTCGACATCGTCACGCGCGACTCCCTGCGTGAGCTGACGACGCCGGGTCTGCTGGCGGTCTTCGCCCCGATCGCGGTCGGCTTCGGCCTTGGCACCGGCGCGCTCGCCGGCTACCTGGCCGGCGCGATCGCCTGCGGCACCCTGATGGCGATCTTCCTCGCCAACTCCGGTGGCGCGTGGGACAACGCGAAGAAGCTGGTCGAGGACGGCAACCACGGCGGCAAGGGCTCGTCCGCGCATGAGGCCACCATCATCGGTGACACCGTGGGTGACCCGTTCAAGGACACCGCCGGCCCGGCGATCAACCCGCTGATCAAGGTGATGAACCTGGTCTCCGTGCTGATCGCGCCTGCCGTCGTGCAGTTCTCGATCGGCCCGGACGAGAACACCGCGGTGCGCATCATCATCTCGCTGGTCGCGGTCGCCATCATCGTGGCGGCGATCGTGGTTTCGAAGCGGCGGGGGACGGTCCTTTCCGACACCCCGGCCGAGATCCAGGCCTGA
- a CDS encoding DEAD/DEAH box helicase, which produces MTAGIPSREHPVTHVADLPGRAARYAEWPSWVDPAVIAALRDCGVSAPWAHQAEAASHAYEGRHVVISTGTASGKSLAYQLPVLSRLAAGEKANALYLSPTKALGADQLRSVSSLDVPGVRAASFDGDTPMAERDWVRAHANWVFTNPDMLHRGILSAHGRWATFFRRLSCVVVDECHSYRGVFGSHVALLLRRLRRVAEHYGASPVFVLASATTASPASFASRLTGVPCVAVTDDASPRGARTVALWEPPLLEELTGENGAPVRRSAGAETSRILADLVLEGARSLAFIRSRRGAELAALGARRILSEVDPALSETVAAYRSGYLPEERRALESALLAGRLLGVATTNALELGVDIAGLDAVVLAGYPGTLASFWQQAGRAGRSGDSALVVFVARDDPLDTYLVHHPAALLSRPVETAVLDPANPYVLAPQLACAAAELPLTLPELEVFGGAAAQEVLAELAEQKLVRRRSSGWYWTSRDRPHAEVGIRGTGGEQIAVVESDSSRMLGTVDPGSACFAVHPGAVYLHQGSSYVVDELDLETGLALVHAENPDWTTTPREIVDISVLSTQEKRDFGGVSVCLGEVAVTSQVVGYLRRRPSGEVLDHTPLDLPEQSLRTRAVWYTVSAELLGSSSAGAADSDGAAGSDGGDGEVGTGGHRVGTESAGPVGTGDAREVSGAAEATPAGVRGLALGGPVGARPPQDTRSEVGERSARADLPHERRRTPGGAGLVPARVPGALHAAEHAAIGLLPLFATCDRWDIGGVSTAWHEDTGEATVFVHDGHPGGAGFAERGYAAIVPWLAATREAIVSCECPTGCPSCVQSPKCGNGNEPLDKAGAVAVLGTVLGALRQHGT; this is translated from the coding sequence GTGACCGCCGGCATCCCGTCGCGCGAGCACCCGGTCACGCACGTCGCCGACCTGCCTGGCCGCGCCGCACGCTACGCAGAGTGGCCGTCATGGGTGGATCCGGCGGTTATCGCTGCGCTGCGTGATTGCGGCGTCTCCGCTCCCTGGGCGCACCAGGCCGAAGCGGCTTCGCACGCGTACGAAGGCCGTCATGTCGTGATTTCGACCGGGACGGCCTCGGGCAAGTCGCTCGCCTACCAGCTGCCGGTGCTGTCCCGGCTGGCCGCGGGCGAGAAGGCGAACGCGCTGTACCTGTCGCCGACGAAGGCGCTGGGCGCGGACCAGCTGCGCTCGGTGTCTTCTTTGGACGTGCCGGGGGTGCGGGCGGCCTCGTTCGACGGGGACACGCCGATGGCCGAGCGTGACTGGGTGCGCGCGCACGCGAACTGGGTGTTCACCAACCCGGACATGCTGCATCGCGGAATCCTCTCGGCGCACGGCCGGTGGGCCACGTTCTTCCGGCGGCTCAGCTGCGTGGTCGTCGACGAGTGCCACAGCTATCGCGGGGTCTTCGGCTCGCACGTCGCGCTGCTGCTTCGCCGGCTTCGGCGGGTGGCCGAGCACTACGGCGCTTCACCGGTCTTCGTGCTCGCTTCGGCGACGACAGCGTCGCCTGCTTCGTTCGCTTCGCGGTTGACGGGTGTGCCTTGTGTCGCCGTGACGGATGATGCTTCGCCTCGCGGGGCGCGCACGGTCGCGTTGTGGGAGCCGCCGCTGCTGGAGGAGCTGACCGGCGAAAACGGCGCGCCGGTCCGGCGTTCGGCCGGGGCGGAGACGTCGCGAATCCTCGCCGACCTGGTGCTGGAAGGTGCGCGGTCGCTGGCTTTCATCCGGTCGCGGCGCGGTGCGGAACTGGCGGCGCTGGGTGCGCGCCGCATTCTGTCCGAAGTGGATCCGGCTTTGTCGGAAACCGTTGCGGCGTATAGGTCCGGCTACCTTCCGGAAGAGCGTCGCGCGCTGGAGTCCGCACTGTTGGCCGGCCGGCTGCTGGGAGTCGCGACGACGAACGCCTTGGAGCTCGGCGTCGACATCGCGGGCCTGGACGCGGTGGTGCTGGCCGGCTACCCGGGCACGCTCGCGTCGTTCTGGCAACAGGCCGGCCGGGCGGGCCGGTCCGGCGATTCGGCGCTGGTGGTGTTCGTCGCGCGGGACGACCCACTCGACACCTACCTGGTCCACCACCCGGCGGCGCTGCTCTCACGGCCGGTCGAAACAGCGGTGCTCGATCCGGCGAACCCGTACGTCCTGGCGCCGCAGCTCGCGTGCGCCGCGGCCGAGCTGCCGCTGACGCTCCCCGAGCTGGAGGTGTTCGGCGGCGCGGCGGCCCAGGAGGTGCTGGCCGAGCTGGCGGAACAGAAGCTGGTGCGGCGCCGGTCGAGCGGCTGGTACTGGACGTCGCGGGACCGGCCGCACGCCGAGGTCGGCATCCGCGGCACCGGTGGGGAGCAGATCGCGGTGGTCGAGTCGGACTCCAGCCGGATGCTCGGGACGGTCGACCCGGGTTCGGCCTGCTTCGCCGTGCACCCCGGCGCGGTGTACCTGCACCAGGGGTCGTCGTACGTCGTCGACGAGCTGGATCTGGAAACCGGGCTGGCGCTGGTGCACGCGGAGAACCCGGACTGGACGACGACACCACGCGAAATCGTGGACATCTCGGTGTTGAGCACCCAGGAGAAGCGGGACTTCGGCGGGGTGAGCGTCTGCCTCGGCGAGGTGGCCGTGACGTCGCAGGTGGTGGGGTATTTGCGGCGACGGCCGTCCGGGGAGGTGCTGGACCACACGCCGCTCGACCTGCCGGAGCAGAGCCTGCGGACGCGCGCGGTCTGGTACACGGTGTCCGCCGAGTTGCTCGGCTCTTCGTCCGCCGGCGCTGCTGACTCGGATGGTGCCGCCGGTTCGGATGGTGGCGATGGCGAGGTGGGGACCGGGGGCCATCGGGTGGGGACCGAATCTGCGGGGCCGGTGGGGACCGGGGATGCTCGTGAGGTGTCCGGGGCTGCCGAGGCGACCCCGGCGGGGGTCCGGGGGCTTGCCCTCGGCGGGCCTGTGGGGGCTCGGCCCCCACAGGACACCCGGAGCGAGGTCGGCGAGCGCTCTGCGCGAGCAGACCTCCCTCACGAGCGACGCAGGACACCGGGGGGCGCCGGATTGGTTCCGGCACGGGTCCCCGGTGCCCTGCACGCCGCCGAGCACGCGGCGATCGGCCTGCTACCGCTGTTCGCTACGTGCGACCGGTGGGACATCGGCGGGGTGAGTACCGCGTGGCACGAAGACACCGGGGAGGCGACGGTGTTCGTGCATGACGGCCATCCCGGGGGTGCGGGATTTGCCGAACGCGGTTATGCCGCGATTGTCCCGTGGCTGGCCGCAACGCGGGAGGCGATCGTCTCCTGCGAGTGCCCGACGGGATGCCCGTCCTGCGTCCAGTCGCCGAAGTGCGGGAACGGCAACGAACCGCTGGACAAGGCGGGGGCAGTGGCTGTGCTGGGCACCGTGCTCGGGGCGTTGCGTCAACACGGCACCTAG
- a CDS encoding bifunctional DNA primase/polymerase translates to MLDANWPDSWRGAFRIELRAEAIGLAWRGWPVLPGVDPAPLTEGDDLTWRRPVPASDAWREQLGTHAHEVATWFSDRTHSLLVATGTVLDAVEVDDELGKRACRLLRALGHPAPIIALPNGRWLFLTTVADHVPAELATRASIQWHGKDSYIPLPPSPFQHGVVHWRVKPEVCGWQLPDAAEVHDVLVRALAGERSPQLVQTSAA, encoded by the coding sequence ATGTTGGACGCGAATTGGCCGGACAGCTGGCGGGGCGCCTTCCGCATCGAACTGCGGGCGGAGGCGATCGGTCTCGCCTGGCGCGGCTGGCCGGTGCTCCCGGGCGTCGACCCCGCTCCGCTCACGGAAGGCGACGACCTCACCTGGCGCCGTCCGGTTCCGGCCAGTGACGCCTGGCGCGAGCAGCTCGGCACCCACGCCCACGAGGTCGCCACCTGGTTCTCCGACCGCACCCACAGCCTGCTCGTCGCCACCGGCACCGTGCTCGACGCCGTCGAGGTCGACGACGAACTCGGCAAGCGCGCCTGCCGCCTTCTCCGCGCCCTCGGGCACCCCGCGCCCATCATCGCGCTGCCGAACGGCCGCTGGCTCTTCCTCACCACCGTGGCCGACCACGTTCCGGCCGAGCTGGCGACCCGCGCCTCCATCCAGTGGCACGGCAAGGACAGCTACATCCCGCTGCCGCCTTCGCCGTTCCAGCACGGTGTCGTGCACTGGCGCGTCAAGCCCGAGGTCTGCGGCTGGCAGCTGCCGGACGCCGCCGAGGTGCACGACGTCCTCGTGCGGGCCCTGGCCGGCGAGCGCTCGCCGCAGCTGGTCCAGACCAGCGCCGCCTGA